The Pedococcus dokdonensis region TCGCCACGGGTGCCTCCAAGCGGGGGGACGCAGCCTCGAGGGAGCAGGGACGCACCGCAGCGTCCCGTGACCGAGAGACTGTGTCTCCGAAAGGAAGTGCGCCCACGATGCCCACCGTCAGCAAGACCCTGAAGATCGCCGCAGCCGGAGGCGTGGCCGCCGTCGTCGCGGGCCTCGGCGCGAGCGCGGCGATGGCCGACAGCACGCCGAGCCCGAGCGGGACGACCACGACGGCACCCTCCCAGGAGGGGCCGGGACGAGCCGGCCCGGGCGGCGGACCCGGCGGCCGGCACGGCGGACCCGGTGGCCTCGACGCCGCCGCGCTCGCCAAGCAGCTCGGCCTGACCGAGGCCAAGGTCACCGCGGCGCTGGAGAAGGTGCGGGCGACCGACCAGCCGCCCACACCGCCGGCCGAGGGGACCAGGCCCACCCCGCCCACGGAAGCCCAGCGCCAGGCCCGCGAGAAGGCCCACGTCGCCGCGCTGGCCAAGGCCCTCGGCGTCGGCGAGGCCAAGGTGCAGGCCGCTCTCGACGGGGTCCGGGCCCAGCGCGAGGCCGGCCGTCGGACGGACCTGTCGACCCGGCTCGACGCCGCGGTCAAGGCCGGGAAGCTGTCCGCCGCCGACCAGGCATCGGTGCTCAAGGCCTTCGACGCAGGTGTGCTCGGGGGTGGGCCCCGCCCTGACCCGGGCCCGCCGCACCACCGGCCACGGCCACGCCTCGTTCCCCCGCGAGCGCGTGGCCGTGGTCCGTTTCGTGCTGCGATGGGGCATTCGGGCGGCCTGCGACGCGCCACCGGCACGGGTATGCCGGGTGCCTGCGGCTCGATTTGGTAGGTCACCGCCCGCTCTGGCACACTGGACCGGTTGCTTGACGCGCGCCGTTGACCCATGTCGACGCCGCCACCCCCGGTGCCACACCTCGAACCGTGCTCTCACGCACGGGGCGACACTCCAGGGAAGCGCAAGCCCCGGCTCTGCCGGACTTCCGAGAAATCCGCACGATCTGCGTGGAAGCGCATGTCGTCGGGCCGCGGAGCGGGTGCGACACACCCGACCGCGGGGGTCGGAGGGACGCAGAGGCGGCCACAAGCTAGATGTTCGGCGAGAGAGAGACGTAACGGAGATGGCGGGACAGAAGATCCGCATCCGACTGAAGTCGTATGACCACGAGGTCATCGACAACTCGGCGCGCAAGATTGTCGACACGGTGACCCGTGCCGGTGCGACGGTGGTCGGCCCTGTGCCGCTGCCCACGGAGAAGAACGTCTTCGTGGTGATCCGTTCGCCCCACAAGTACAAGGACAGCCGCGAGCACTTCGAGATGCGCACCCACAAGCGCTTGATCGACATCATCGACCCGACGCCCAAGGCCGTCGACTCGCTGATGCGCCTCGACCTGCCGGCTGACGTCAACATCGAGATCAAGCTCTGAGGCTGGCGACAATGACCACCACTGCTACCAAGACCGTGAAGGGTGTGCTGGGCACGAAGCTCGGCATGACCCAGGTGTGGGACGCCGAGAACCGGCTCGTCCCCGTCACCGTCATCCAGGCGGGTCCCTGCGTCGTGACGCAGGTGCGCGCCAGCGCGACCGACGGCTACGACGCCGTCCAGATCGCGTTCGGCGCCATCGACCCCCGCAAGGTGACCAAGCCCCTGACCGGGCACTTCGAGAAGGCCGGCGTGACCCCGCGTCGCCACCTCGTGGAGCTCCGCACCGCTGACGCCGCCGAGTACTCGCTCGGCCAGGAAGTCACGGTCGAGACCTTCGAGGCCGGCCAGGACATCGACGTCACCGGCACCACCAAGGGCAAGGGCTTCGCCGGCGTCATGAAGCGACACGGCTTCCACGGCGTCAGCTCCTCCCACGGTGCCCACAAGAACCACCGCAAGCCGGGCTCGATCGGTGGCTGCGCCACCCCGGGTCGCGTCTTCAAGGGCATGCGCATGGCCGGCCGCATGGGCGGCGTGCGCCAGACCACCCAGAACCTCACGATCCACGCCGTGGACGTGGAGCGGGGCCTGCTGCTCGTCAAGGGTGCCGTCCCCGGCCCCCGCAACGGCACGGTCCTCGTCCGCACGGCTGCGAAGGGAGCCTGATCACCATGGCTACCAAGACTGTCGTCGCCGACCTGCCCGCCGAGATCTTCGACGTCCAGGTCAACGTCCCGCTGATCCACCAGGTCGTCGTGGCCCAGCTGGCCGCTGCGCGTCAGGGCACGCACTCCACCAAGACCCGCGGCGAGGTCCGCGGTGGTGGCCGCAAGCCTTACCGCCAGAAGGGCACCGGCCGCGCCCGTCAGGGCTCGACCCGCGCCCCGCAGTTCGCCGGTGGTGGCGTCGTCCACGGCCCGCAGCCGCGTGACTACTCCCAGCGCACCCCCAAGAAGATGAAGGCCGCCGCCCTGCGTGGCGCCCTCTCCGACCGGGCCCGCCACGACCGCGTGCACGTCGTCGAGTCGCTGGTGACGGGGTCCGCCCCGTCCACCAAGGACGCCGCCGCGCTGCTCGCCGGTCTGACCGAGCGCACCAACCTGCTCGTCGTGCTCGACCGCAGCGACCTGGTGTCGCTGAAGTCGGTCCGCAACCTCGACGGCGTGCACGTGCTCGCCGCCGACCAGCTCAACACGTATGACGTGCTGTGCGCGGACGACGTCGTGTTCACCAAGGCCGGCCTCGAGGCGTTCGTCACCAAGGCCCAGCCGGTCGGTGGCGTCGAGGTCACCATCGTGACCGACGAGGCTGCGGACGAGAAGCCCGCCAAGGCCACCAAGACCGCTGCCAAGGCTGACAAGGCCGACAAGCCCGCCAAGGCTGAGAAGGCTGAGAAGGCTGAGAAGCCCGCCAAGAAGGCCGCCGCGAAGAAGGCCACCGCCACGAAGGCCGCCAAGGCCGACGCGGACGACAAGGCCGAGGAGGAGACCAAGTGAGCAGCCTCGCTGCAGGCAAGGACCCGCGCGACATCCTGATCGCACCGGTCGTGTCGGAGAAGTCGTACTCGCTGCTCGACCAGGGCAAGTACACCTTCATCGTCGACCCCCGGGCCAACAAGACCGAGATCAAGATCGCCGTCGAGCGCGTCTTCGGAGTGAAGGTCGACTCCGTCCACACCCTCAACCGAGTCGGCAAGACCCGCCGCACCCGGTTCGGCATCGGCAAGCGCAAGGACACCAAGCGTGCGATCGTCACCCTCCGCGAGGGCTCGATCGACATCTTCGGTGCCGGCGCCTGACGGACACGCTGAGAAACGTAAGGGATCACTAACCATGGGTATCCGCAAGTACAAGCCGACGACGCCTGGCCGTCGTGGCTCCAGCGTCGCCGACTTCGTCGAGGTCACGCGCTCCACGCCGGAGAAGTCGCTGGTCCGCCCGCTGACGAAGTCCGGTGGACGCAACAGCAACGGCCGCATCACCACCCGCCACATCGGTGGTGGCCACAAGCGCGCCTACCGCGTCATCGACTTCCGTCGCCACGACAAGGACGGCGTGCCGGCCAAGGTCGCTCACATCGAGTACGACCCCAACCGCACCGCGCGCATCGCGCTGCTGCACTACGCCGACGGTGAGAAGCGCTACATCCTGGCCCCCCGTGGCCTGGAGCAGGGCGCCAACATCGAGAACGGCCCCTCGGCCGACATCAAGCCCGGCAACAGCCTGCCGCTGCGCAACATCCCGACCGGTACGGTCATCCACGCCGTCGAGCTCAAGCCCGGTGGCGGCGCGAAGATCGCCCGCTCGGCCGGTGTGCGCGTGCAGCTCGTCGCCAAGGACGGCCCCTACGCGCAGCTGCGCATGCCGTCCGGTGAGATCCGCAACGTCGACCTGCGCTGCCGCGCCACGGTCGGCGAGGTGGGCAACGCCGAGCAGTCCAACATCAACTGGGGCAAGGCCGGCCGCATGCGGTGGAAGGGCAAGCGCCCGACCGTCCGTGGTGTCGCCATGAACCCGGTCGACCACCCGCACGGTGGTGGTGAGGGCAAGACCTCCGGTGGTCGCCACCCGGTCAGCCCCTGGGGTCAGGCCGAGGGCCGCACCCGCCGCCCCGGCAAGCCGAGCGACAAGCTGATCGTTCGCCGCCGTCGTACTGGCAAGAAGCGCTGATAGGAGCCTGGAAGCATGCCTCGCAGTTTGAAGAAGGGCCCCTTCATCGACGACCACCTTCAGAAGAAGGTCGACGTCCAGAACGAAGCGGGTACCAAGAACGTCATCAAGACCTGGTCGCGTCGGTCGGTCATCAGCCCCGACATGCTGGGTCACACCCTCGCCGTGCACGACGGCCGCAAGCACGTCCCGGTGTTCGTCACCGAGTCGATGGTCGGTCACAAGCTCGGTGAGTTCGCGCCGACCCGCACGTTCAAGGGTCACGTGAAGGACGACAAGAAGGGGCGTCGTCGCTGATGACCGCCTCCACCGACAACAAGGACAACGTGATGGAAGCCAAGGCGAGTGCGCGGCACGTCCGCGTCACGCCCCAGAAGGCCCGCCGCATCGTGGACCTGATCCGCGGCAAGCAGGCCGTCGAGGCGATTGCCGTGCTGCGGTTCGCGCCGCAGTCCGCGTCCGACCCGATCCAGAAGGTGCTCGAGAGCGCCATCGCCAACGCCCGGGTCAAGGCCGACAAGGCCTCCGAGGCGTTCGACGAGCGCGACCTGGTCATCAGCGCCGCCTTCGTCGACGAGGGTCCGACCATGAAGCGGTTCCGCCCGCGGGCCCAGGGCCGCGCGGCACGCATCAACAAGCGGACCAGCCACATCACCGTGGTCGTCACGCCGAAGACCACCAAGGGAGGCACCCGCTAATGGGTCAGAAGGTCAACCCGCACGGCTTCCGCCTCGGTATCACCACCGAGCACAAGAGCCGCTGGTTCGCTGACTCCACCAAGGAGGGTCAGCGCTACCGCGACTACGTCAAGGAAGACGTCGCCATCCGCAAGCTCATGTCCGAGGGCATGGAGCGGGCCGGCATCTCCCGCGTCGAGATCGAGCGCACCCGTGACCGCGTCCGTGTGGACATCCACACTGCGCGCCCGGGCATCGTCATCGGTCGCCGCGGCGCCGAGGCCGACCGCATCCGTGGCGAGCTCGAGAAGCTCACCGGCAAGCAGGTCCAGCTGAACATCCTCGAGGTCAAGAACCCCGAGGTCGACAGCCAGCTCGTCGCGCAGGGCATCGCCGAGCAGCTCTCTGCTCGCGTGTCGTTCCGTCGCGCGATGCGCAAGGGCATGCAGTCCGCCACCCGCGCCGGCGCCAAGGGCATCCGTGTCCAGGTCTCCGGTCGCCTCGGCGGCGCCGAGATGTCCCGCACGGAGTTCTACCGTGAGGGTCGCGTCCCGCTGCACACCCTGCGTGCGCAGATCGACTACGGCTTCTACGAGGCCCGCACCACCTTCGGCCGCATCGGCGTCAAGGTGTGGATCTACAAGGGTGACGTCACCGCCCGTGAGCTGGCCCAGCAGCAGGCTGCTGCGCCGCGCCCGAGCCGTGGCCCCCGTCGTGACGGTGCCGACCGTCCGGCCCGCGCCCGTCGCGAGCGTCCGGAGGCCGCCGCCACCGAGACCGCTGCTGAGGCCCCCGCCGCTGAGGCGACCGCAGCCAGCACTGAGGGAGAGCAGTCCTGACATGTTGATTCCTCGTCGAGTCAAGCACCGCAAGCAGCACCACCCGGGTCGCTCGGGCGCTGCCAAGGGTGGCACCAAGATCGCGTTCGGCGACTACGGCATCCAGGCCCTCGAGCCCGCCTACGTCACCAACCGCCAGATCGAGTCCGCTCGTATTGCGATGACGCGTTACATGAAGCGTGGTGGAAAGGTGTGGATCAACATCTACCCCGACCGCCCGCTGACCAAGAAGCCGGCCGAGACCCGCATGGGTTCCGGTAAGGGCTCCCCGAGTGGTGGATCGCCAACATCAAGCCTGGTCGCGTGATGTTCGAGGTGTCCGGTGTGTCCGAAGAGGTCGCCCGTGAGGCCATGCGTCTGGCGATGCACAAGCTCCCCATGAAGTGCCGCTTCGTTCGGCGTGAGGGTGGTGACATCTGATGGCAGTCGGATCCAAGGACCTGGTGTCGGCGAACCTGCGTGGTCTCGACGACGACCGCCTGGTCGACGAGCTGCGCAAGGCCAAGGAGGAGCTGTTCAACCTCCGGTTCCAGTCGGCCACCGGCCAGCTGGACAACCACGGCCGCCTGCGCGCCGTCCGCAAGGACATCGCCCGCATCTACACCGAGCTGCGTGAGCGCGAGCTCGGGATCGGGCAGAGCCCGAGTGCATCGGCCGAGGAGGAGTCGGCATGACCAAGAACACCAAGGACGACACCGTGGATGAGGCCGTGAAGGCGCAGGACCGCAACTACCGCAAGACCCGTCAGGGTTACGTGGTCAGCGACAAGATGGACAAGACCGTGGTGGTCGAGGTCGAGGACCGCGTCAAGCACGCGCTCTACGGCAAGGTCCTGCGGCGCTCGAGCAAGGTCAAGGCCCATGACGAGGACAACGCCGCCGGCATCGGTGACCGCGTCGCGATCATGGAGACCCGTCCCCTCTCGGCCACCAAGCGCTGGCGCGTGGTGGAGATCCTCGAGAAGGCCAAGTAAGCCACCTGCCGCCTCGGCAAGCCCATCTGTCATCAGACAGTCCAGTTCGGCCAGGCTCGCCCGCGAGGGTGAGAACCAGCACGACGAGTAGGAGTAAGAAGTGATCCAGCAGGAGTCGCGACTGCGTGTCGCCGACAACACTGGTGCCAAGGAGATCCTTTGCATCCGTGTCCTCGGTGGCTCGGGTCGTCGTTACGCCGGCATCGGTGACGTCATCGTCGCCGCCGTCAAGGACGCCATCCCCGGCGGCAACGTCAAGAAGGGCGACGTCGTCAAGGCCGTCATCGTGCGCACCACCAAGGAGCGCCGTCGCGGTGACGGGTCGTACATCAAGTTCGACGAGAACGCCGCCGTCATCCTCAAGGCCGACGGGGACCCCCGTGGCACCCGCATCTTCGGCCCGGTCGGCCGTGAGCTGCGTGAGAAGAAGTTCATGAAGATCATCTCGCTGGCGCCGGAGGTGCTCTGACCCATGGCTGACAAGAAGAAGATGAAGATCAAGAAGGGTGACACCGTCAAGGTGCTCACCGGCAAGGACCGCAACAGCATCGGCAAGGTCATCGCCGTCTACCCCGAGACCGAGCGGGTGCTCGTCGAGGGTGTCAACCGGGTGACCCGCCACACCAAGGCCGGTCAGAGCGCCCGCGGCACCCGCACCGGTGGCCTGGTCGTCCAGGAGGCTGCGATCCACGTCAGCAACGTCGCGGTCGTCGACCCTGACGACAAGAAGGTCGGCACGCGGATCAAGACCCGCGTCGAGACCGTCGAGCGCGACGGCCGCACCAAGACCGTTCGCACCCGTGTCGCGGTGCGCTCGGGCAAGGACCTGTGAGAGAGACCATGACCCAGACTGAAGTTTCCGCAGCGGTGACGCCGCGCCTCAAGCAGCGCTACGCGGACGAGATCAAGGGCCAGCTGTTCACGCAGTTCGGCTACCAGAACGTCATGCAGGTGCCGGGCGTGGTCAAGGTCGTCGTCAACATGGGTGTCGGTGACGCCGCCAAGGACGCCAAGCTCATCGAGGGCGCGATCAAGGACCTCTCGGCCATCACCGGCCAGAAGCCCCTGGTCACCAAGGCCCGCAAGTCGATCGCCCAGTTCAAGCTGCGTGAGGGCATGCCGATCGGCGCGCACACCACGCTGCGCGGCGACCGCATGTGGGAGTTCCTCGACCGTCTCGTGTCGGTGGGCCTGCCCCGCATCCGTGACTTCCGTGGCCTGTCGCCCCAGCAGTTCGACGGCAGGGGCAACTACACCTTCGGTCTCACGGAGCAGTCGATGTTCCACGAGATCGACCAGGACCGGATCGACCGCGTGCGTGGCATGGACATCACCGTGGTGACGACCGCCACCAACGACGACGAGGGCCGCGCACTGCTCAAGGCGCTCGGCTTCCCCTTCAAGGAGAACTGACATGGCGAAGACCGCCCTGGTCAACAAGGCCAACAAGAAGCCGAAGTTCAAGGTCCGCGCCTACACGCGCTGCCAGCGCTGCGGCCGACCGCACTCGGTCTACCGCAAGTTCGGGCTGTGCCGCATCTGCCTTCGCGAGATGGCTCACCGCGGCGAGCTGCCCGGCGTCACCAAGAGCTCCTGGTAATACCCACCGATTTTCA contains the following coding sequences:
- the rpsS gene encoding 30S ribosomal protein S19; translated protein: MPRSLKKGPFIDDHLQKKVDVQNEAGTKNVIKTWSRRSVISPDMLGHTLAVHDGRKHVPVFVTESMVGHKLGEFAPTRTFKGHVKDDKKGRRR
- the rplV gene encoding 50S ribosomal protein L22, with translation MEAKASARHVRVTPQKARRIVDLIRGKQAVEAIAVLRFAPQSASDPIQKVLESAIANARVKADKASEAFDERDLVISAAFVDEGPTMKRFRPRAQGRAARINKRTSHITVVVTPKTTKGGTR
- the rplX gene encoding 50S ribosomal protein L24 encodes the protein MADKKKMKIKKGDTVKVLTGKDRNSIGKVIAVYPETERVLVEGVNRVTRHTKAGQSARGTRTGGLVVQEAAIHVSNVAVVDPDDKKVGTRIKTRVETVERDGRTKTVRTRVAVRSGKDL
- the rpsC gene encoding 30S ribosomal protein S3; this translates as MGQKVNPHGFRLGITTEHKSRWFADSTKEGQRYRDYVKEDVAIRKLMSEGMERAGISRVEIERTRDRVRVDIHTARPGIVIGRRGAEADRIRGELEKLTGKQVQLNILEVKNPEVDSQLVAQGIAEQLSARVSFRRAMRKGMQSATRAGAKGIRVQVSGRLGGAEMSRTEFYREGRVPLHTLRAQIDYGFYEARTTFGRIGVKVWIYKGDVTARELAQQQAAAPRPSRGPRRDGADRPARARRERPEAAATETAAEAPAAEATAASTEGEQS
- the rpsJ gene encoding 30S ribosomal protein S10 — its product is MAGQKIRIRLKSYDHEVIDNSARKIVDTVTRAGATVVGPVPLPTEKNVFVVIRSPHKYKDSREHFEMRTHKRLIDIIDPTPKAVDSLMRLDLPADVNIEIKL
- the rplE gene encoding 50S ribosomal protein L5, coding for MTQTEVSAAVTPRLKQRYADEIKGQLFTQFGYQNVMQVPGVVKVVVNMGVGDAAKDAKLIEGAIKDLSAITGQKPLVTKARKSIAQFKLREGMPIGAHTTLRGDRMWEFLDRLVSVGLPRIRDFRGLSPQQFDGRGNYTFGLTEQSMFHEIDQDRIDRVRGMDITVVTTATNDDEGRALLKALGFPFKEN
- the rplC gene encoding 50S ribosomal protein L3, which translates into the protein MTTTATKTVKGVLGTKLGMTQVWDAENRLVPVTVIQAGPCVVTQVRASATDGYDAVQIAFGAIDPRKVTKPLTGHFEKAGVTPRRHLVELRTADAAEYSLGQEVTVETFEAGQDIDVTGTTKGKGFAGVMKRHGFHGVSSSHGAHKNHRKPGSIGGCATPGRVFKGMRMAGRMGGVRQTTQNLTIHAVDVERGLLLVKGAVPGPRNGTVLVRTAAKGA
- the rplN gene encoding 50S ribosomal protein L14: MIQQESRLRVADNTGAKEILCIRVLGGSGRRYAGIGDVIVAAVKDAIPGGNVKKGDVVKAVIVRTTKERRRGDGSYIKFDENAAVILKADGDPRGTRIFGPVGRELREKKFMKIISLAPEVL
- the rplW gene encoding 50S ribosomal protein L23; protein product: MSSLAAGKDPRDILIAPVVSEKSYSLLDQGKYTFIVDPRANKTEIKIAVERVFGVKVDSVHTLNRVGKTRRTRFGIGKRKDTKRAIVTLREGSIDIFGAGA
- the rpmC gene encoding 50S ribosomal protein L29, producing the protein MAVGSKDLVSANLRGLDDDRLVDELRKAKEELFNLRFQSATGQLDNHGRLRAVRKDIARIYTELRERELGIGQSPSASAEEESA
- a CDS encoding type Z 30S ribosomal protein S14 produces the protein MAKTALVNKANKKPKFKVRAYTRCQRCGRPHSVYRKFGLCRICLREMAHRGELPGVTKSSW
- the rpsQ gene encoding 30S ribosomal protein S17, with the protein product MTKNTKDDTVDEAVKAQDRNYRKTRQGYVVSDKMDKTVVVEVEDRVKHALYGKVLRRSSKVKAHDEDNAAGIGDRVAIMETRPLSATKRWRVVEILEKAK
- the rplB gene encoding 50S ribosomal protein L2, translating into MGIRKYKPTTPGRRGSSVADFVEVTRSTPEKSLVRPLTKSGGRNSNGRITTRHIGGGHKRAYRVIDFRRHDKDGVPAKVAHIEYDPNRTARIALLHYADGEKRYILAPRGLEQGANIENGPSADIKPGNSLPLRNIPTGTVIHAVELKPGGGAKIARSAGVRVQLVAKDGPYAQLRMPSGEIRNVDLRCRATVGEVGNAEQSNINWGKAGRMRWKGKRPTVRGVAMNPVDHPHGGGEGKTSGGRHPVSPWGQAEGRTRRPGKPSDKLIVRRRRTGKKR